The genomic window TTGAATAAAGGAATTATTGGACTAGTTTTTTTCATGGATTGTTTTTTCATTTTTGTATTTGCAATATAATAAAACACAATAAGAAATTGTATGCATTATTCAAATTATGATTTACAACTATTTATTAAAAGAAGAGAGATAGTGAATTGGCGAGTAAAGGAATTTGACATCTATAATTAAGAAAAAACTGCAACTAGATAATGAATTCCAGTTGCAGTTTGTTGATGTTAGTAGTAAACTGTGTGGCTTTACTTTGCGGGCACAGATTTCAAATCTGCGCTATCGTTGTGGCGACATATTCGAGCCATCGGGATTGGAAAGTAAAAGAAATTGACATCTATAATTAAAAAACTGCAACTAGAAAATGTTCTGGTTGCAGTTTTTTTTTGCTTTTATAGATAAGCAGGTGTTGATTAACTCTGCGGGCACAGATTGCAAATCTGCGCTATCGTGGAGATTGCTTTTCAGCATGAGTCTTGGAAATGTTACTAATCAAATTTGAAACCAGCTTTAGCAATTTCTATTGAATCTTTAACTTCTTTTTCTAGAAATATTTCACAATACTCAGGATTATTAGTCGCGATTGCAATTTTATAAAACTTTCCTAAATAAATGTCTCCTGAATTCTTAATATACTTGCCAGACTCATACCTTTTTTCATTGTAGTAAAAGTAAAATCTTGCATCTGTAAAGCCTCTTCTATGCTCAATATAAAAAACCTTAGCAACTGTAACAAATTTATTGTCTTCAATCATATTGTTTTTTTTTTCTTGATACTTATTTGAAAAAAAAATTAGCAATCCCATACATACAAAAAAACACCCAGCTGCCATTCCCTGATTCTTATTCATACTAATTAAATTTTTTACTTTGTTTTTCTTTTTTTGTACTGAATGACATATCTATCTTAAAATCTTTAAAGATTTGTTGAATTTGCTCTAAACTATCTCCAATTTTATTTTCAAATGTTTCAGTTGCACCACCGGAAGTTAAATTCAATACTTTACTCATATATAACTTTTCCGAAACTTCAAATGTATCTCCAATTTTCCCACCTATATAATTAGATCCAAAAGTAGAGAAAAAATTAGAGTTGAAGTTATTTGTTGTAAAGCCATTCTCAGCTGTAACACTAAAAAAAGATTCTCCAAAGTTCGACAAAAATGGATTTCCAACAAATCCTGCAAAAATTGGCTGTGAATAGTTAAAGTTTTCAAATCCACCATTATATGCGACTTGACCTATAATATTACTTAAACCATTAATAACTCCTTTAGAAGCATTCGTTTGCCAAAAAGATGCTCCAAAATAAGCATTAGCATCAATCATTGCCGCAGAAGCAGTTCCTCCCATACCAGCCATACCAGAACCAGCAGCAAAATAATTCCCCAACATAGATGTTCCATACCAAGTAGTATAACTTTCATATGCAACAGTAGTACCAGTCAAGATAGGAGGAGCGGCTACTGATACTGCAGCTGCTTTTCCTGCTAAATTTAATCCATGTGCACCAGGATACTTTTGAGGATTATTTTTAATTTTTGGAGGTAATGGGAAAAATATTGACATGATGGCACTTCCAGCATTTGTTCCAGATTCTTCTAACCCTTCTAGTTCTACATACTGAATAACCTTATTTCCACTAAAAGAGTAAGGAGTATAATGGGGATACTTCTTCGTTAATGGATCAATCGCAAAAAACCTACCAATCCTAGGATCATGCATCCTGAAGGTATAGTTAAGCGAATTCCCTTCACCTTTAATCTCATCATCTTTCTCCTGTCCTTGGAACCCGTATCTATACGAATCCGAGCTTCCGTGTCGAGACGGCACCAGCATTCCGAAAGGATAGTAATCTTAAACTCGATCAAGCCAACAAAAACAAACCTTTCACTAGTTAGAAATAATTACAAAAAATGCAGTTTAAGGCATTTTCTGCTTGTTTTTAATATCTCAAAAATACTTTTAGAAGGCTTTATTATGTCAAAATACAAAGAACATTTCTAACTCAGAAAAAGGAAGTTTTTCTTACCTCATTCTTTACAATTTTATCATCTCAAACCTACAAATTAATTCTTTAAAATTAGAAAAAAAATAAAAACACAAAATAAAAGCTCTTTTATAAAACATATAAAAACCTGTAAACAAACACGTTATAAATAAAATCAAATTGTATTTCATAAAAAAAAAGAAAAAACTTTCGCAAATGTGGAAAGCCGTAAAAAAGTACAGAAAAGAAAAAATACATTTGTTTTTTAAGATTGGTTTGGGATGAAAAAACTGATACAGAATATTGTAAATAAGAACTTTTCTGTTTTAATGTTAATTAGTCCTGCCGATAATGAAATTTCCAAGATAACAAACAAAGCTATTGACCAAATAAAAAAATAAAACCAGCCCCTTGAAAACACAATCAATACCACGTTATTTTCTTATATTTCTTTCTTTTGTATTGGTTTCTTTTGGAGATCCGTACACGATTAAAAGAATCTCCGATAAAAATTTCAGATACGAGTTTTACACTACAGACAAAAAAGTCAATCCGAAAACTTCAAAAACGTATTTCTGGTTCAAAGGCGGACTTATTCATGAAGCACAGGGCGGTATTGCAGGTGAACTTCTAAATGATAAGTTTATCAAAATGTATCATAGCAATCAGCTGGCAGAACAAGGTCAGTTTAAAAACGGACTTCGTGTTGGCGAATGGAAAACTTGGCATCAAAATGGGGTTCTAGCCACTACCCTACACTATAGCAATGGTTTGCGTTCAGGAAAATATTCTAGATATGATGAAAGCGGAAAATTGGTCGAAAACGGAAAATTCTCTTCAAATCTGAAAACTGGAAAATGGAAAAATGCTGAAAGTGAAGAAATTATTACTTATAAAAATGGTGTTATTGTTAAGAAGAAAGAGATTATCAGCAAATCTGAGCAATACAGAATCAAACAGGAAAACATTAAAGCTGAAAATGCAATAGACTCTCAAAAAGAACAAGAGGCTACTTCAGACGCCTTAAAACTAAAGTCTTATAAAGCAAAAACAAAAGAAGAAAAAGCGCAGGCAAAAGAAAAAGAGAAAAAAGAAAGAGAAATAGCTGCTGCCGATAAAAAAGCAAAAAGAGAAGCAGATAAAGAAGCCAGAAAAGCTGCAAAAGAAAAAGCTAAAAATGAACCTAAGAAAGATTCAAAAATAGAAAGCTTCTTTAAAAACATTTTCAAAAAGAAAGATAAAGCGCCTAAGTAATGGTTAAAGCTCACAGTCTGCTATATGCCATTTACATCTGCTTAATTGTTTCTATAATTTGCGGAGCATTGCTGTACTTTTCAAATCTGTACAGCCAGCTCAACTTATATTATAATTTGCAAGAGGAATTGTATATTCAGAACCAGTCTGTTTTAAACTTTGCTTTGGGTAATAAAACACAGCCAGCAGAAATTGAAAAAGATGAAAAGTCTGGAATAGAAGGAGCTTACGAAACAAAGCAATATGGCCTTTTGTCACTTGTTTTAGCTAAATCGTACATTTCTAATGACACTGTTCTATCTGCTCATTTTGTCGGTGCGAGAAATAAGGACAAAAATGCCATTTACCTGACCAATTTGTCTAAATCTTTGTTTTATTCTGGAAAGGTAAAACTG from Flavobacterium sp. KACC 22763 includes these protein-coding regions:
- a CDS encoding RHS repeat-associated core domain-containing protein; the encoded protein is MLVPSRHGSSDSYRYGFQGQEKDDEIKGEGNSLNYTFRMHDPRIGRFFAIDPLTKKYPHYTPYSFSGNKVIQYVELEGLEESGTNAGSAIMSIFFPLPPKIKNNPQKYPGAHGLNLAGKAAAVSVAAPPILTGTTVAYESYTTWYGTSMLGNYFAAGSGMAGMGGTASAAMIDANAYFGASFWQTNASKGVINGLSNIIGQVAYNGGFENFNYSQPIFAGFVGNPFLSNFGESFFSVTAENGFTTNNFNSNFFSTFGSNYIGGKIGDTFEVSEKLYMSKVLNLTSGGATETFENKIGDSLEQIQQIFKDFKIDMSFSTKKEKQSKKFN
- a CDS encoding toxin-antitoxin system YwqK family antitoxin, whose amino-acid sequence is MKTQSIPRYFLIFLSFVLVSFGDPYTIKRISDKNFRYEFYTTDKKVNPKTSKTYFWFKGGLIHEAQGGIAGELLNDKFIKMYHSNQLAEQGQFKNGLRVGEWKTWHQNGVLATTLHYSNGLRSGKYSRYDESGKLVENGKFSSNLKTGKWKNAESEEIITYKNGVIVKKKEIISKSEQYRIKQENIKAENAIDSQKEQEATSDALKLKSYKAKTKEEKAQAKEKEKKEREIAAADKKAKREADKEARKAAKEKAKNEPKKDSKIESFFKNIFKKKDKAPK